The following DNA comes from Schistosoma mansoni, WGS project CABG00000000 data, supercontig 0740, strain Puerto Rico, whole genome shotgun sequence.
TGGATCCTAATTTATAATAACTTGTGTTATCGCTCTGGTGAATGTTTTGACTGAAATTCGATCAActttagcatatgtgcatcttgtgaggattgccttgatataccGATTGTCACATGTTTTATACAGAATAGATGGAGTGACaagctgtgaatgtggggactTCTAGGTGATGAATCCTATATATGaagaaacgtgcgtcctgaattccCCTGGTAGCCACTTTCATGTGTTCTATATAAACTTGTAACATCCGGTATATTGAGATGATCTGCAACATATGctaaaactaattacaaaatactCAGCAACGAGATAGTTTAAACTATTACAAATTAAGTTGAAATTCAGATCCATTCCATCAGTGAGCGGTTATGTGGACTCATTAGCTAAGGGATAACACGTTAGTGTTTGAagctaaaggtactgggtttgaatcaAAGAGAGAAAATTGACTCTGAGAAGCAGGCACATCTAGttaacaagtcccaaataggacaaagtgTCCACCCCGGATTCCACCACCAGCCATATTCTATTTATTCTGTTAGACCACTAAGTTGTTAACTCGTGGTTCCGAGAAACCGACAGACAATACGATTAAACTCAACAATTCCACCATCATTTGTGTGTCAAGCCACAAATCTAAGAGCAAAAATATAAACCGGACTTCTTACCTCTAGTGACATAAAGGTAGAAGAAATCAATGTATAATAGTGTCTGGACACATCCAGCTACAATAGCTACCAAGTCATAAACATCTTCCACGTAATATCGGTATATCCAATTGACCAAATACAAGGCACGATAAGATCCCAATGCGAATAAATAATGCGCAGTTATCGTTTCCGCTTCACCTGTGCTACTGATCATAAATAACTGAGGCAAAATAGCAACTGATTCCAGATATATAGAGAATGTCCACAGTACCTATCAAGAAAATAACATAAGTATTTGAATGTGAATTACTTTTCCAAGCAAATGTTGAGCACTATTAAACATATCACAAACTTTTGCATGTGAAAAAGGCGAAATTATCGCAGGTTATTGCTAACACTGAACAGATGGTTGGAGGAAACGAGTATACTAAGTAGGATGCACCATTTTTTCTACCGTTTCAACATATTAATCTTGTTGACCATGTTTTACAATGTCGTTAGAGCGAATAACGTTGTTATCGAAAAATTCGGgttttaaatcattttcataGAGAATTCATCGTGTTCCTGATTTAGAATAGTATGGAGCCACTATTAACCATTAACTATTAAGTTAGTGTATTAAAAACTTGTTTAACGGCTTTAATAAACCTCGACTCGACAGAAATTTTACATGCAATAACAAACTTCCGTTCGGATTGCAAATTTGTACGATATTACCCTTTACAATAACCCAAATTGAAAGTGAGTCAATATCTATAAATAAAGAAATGGCAAAATCATCTATTACAATTTTTTCCAACCATGGAGACTTAATGAATGACAAAGTTTTGATGTATGATTGTATGAGTTCTTTAACTCCAGCACTGCTGTTTATATCAGTAACCTCTCAATAAATAAGTTTACACTTCAAACCCGCACCCTTTCTAACTACAAGTTGAATAATTGAACTTCTCGTTTGACTGGATATAGAAGTATCCTCCATTCTGACGCATTTCCGTGATCAGACTAAACAACATCCACAAAATAACCAGTTTCCAAAAACATTTAAGAGAAATATTTTGCTTCCTTTAACCTTTATAAACAGTAATCAAGAATATCAAGATCTCATGGACAACTGGAAGAATGTATTCGTGGAAAAATAGAAACCTATGAGAACAATGGAAAAACTTGAAAGATGACAATTTGTGTGCCTTGTCTTATTTTGGTAATGCATTAAACATACTAAGTTGCAGGAATAAAAGTCGGAGTGAGGGATAGTTCAAATGCAGTCCGTTTACTTGAACTCGACTTGGTTCAGAAAAAGACGGGTGTGAACTTTCAAGCTATAAAGAAACCACCAGAATAATGCGACGTATATTATGTGTTTGATAACATTAGTACTGCACTATTACATTGAGAATAAACCATAATGAATTTGTGTGTAACTCAGATTTTCCCATGTTAGCGCTTCGATGTCCTTAATAACGATGGGACAGGCAGTATTATTAAGCATACAAAGTATACTTCAAAGCCGATGTCTTACTAAAATTAGTATAGACCTACACATcgtaaaataattatatttacaaTTCGTGTAATTAATAATTCGTTTGAAAGATGGTGGTGTGATCAACTTGAGGACACTCTCATTAGACTATTGTAGTGCAAACTTACTTCCAAAATCTCAAACTTATGGTTGACAAGACATGCGAGGCCTCCGATGGGGATTACAAAATAGGGAAGACGAAACAAATGATCATTTGTATCTAGAGTTGCCTTGAACTTTACATAAATGAAGTAAACCGTTAAATATGACAGCGCAATAAACGTTATCTTCATTATTGTGTTGTATGCAGATATGTAGTATATGAACAAGTCAACATATCGCGTAGTAAACACCAATGCAAACATAATTTGAGTTTTTCCTGAGAGACCTGCAGAAGTTGAAAACAGTTAATAGATAACTTACCCTTGCACGAACGAGAAGAACGAATTTTTAGTAACAATATTATGAGTGCTGCAAGGTGGGAAAGATCCCCTAACAGTCTAAAGACATTCATGTTGTCCGAGGGGTAGCCAAAACAGCCAGCAACAAAAAATTTGTATTCGGACCACAAAATTGTTGCACCTTCACTGTTCAATCAATTTTATCTGAAAAGGTAAAAAATCGGAAGACCTATATTAATCCTCACTGTTTGTAGCTCTGTGATGAATCAGTCATTTTAAATGTGTGTAAAGCAACTGATGATGCTATGCGTTCTAACAGATAATTATAGTGGTTGGCAACTGAGTGAGAGAAATAAAACTATATGTTGACATGATTTTACCTTGGCCTTAAAACCTTTTGAGAAAATATACTTAGATCATTCATCCTTCGTGGAAGAGCAACATAAAACATAATAACAACCCTTCGTAATACGATAGGctagtgttagaccaccataaacTACATTAAGACAACGAAAACCGATTAGGGCAATTCACAGTCTTAACTCCTCACCTGTGAACCTTTAGCGGCTAATAAATATATGGCAAAAATAGTTCTATAAGTCCTCTACATTGTTGCTGCCCTCATCGGTTTCACTGGACAAATCCTATTTGAAGGTTCCTCGTTACTCATCCGCGCTAGATCACCATTAGGTACGTCGTAGTATACACCCCTGCAAAAACTAGTCAACTTAGATCACATACCTCTCAACATATCGACAACATCCCGAACATATCTATTGAGTTCACTCTTGACTTCTAGTTTGTTTGGCTTTAGGATCCTCGGTTGTAAAAGTGTTGAGGCTGtagcagtaaataaatccccaaaatcaatagctttgtaactCTTCGGCTCTTGGTCACGCATTCGCACAAGCTCACGAATGGTTACACCGTGCTCCAAATATTCTACAACCGCTAGTCAGCTTAGATTGATTGCTTCTCGACGTATCGACCGCTTATCGGATATATCTTCGAACATCTTGTGGTGACCTACTTTCATGATGAGAACACGATTGGCGTAATGGAACTTATTagtattataaccaattgtaccagtgattgttttactgtacttgtttgtttaactgtgcCAAAAACACTTTTCCTCTCGTTGTCCATTTAGCTTGCACGAATGCGCTTATGCTCCGTCGTTTTGCCTGTAATCTCCGGCACGTCTCGGAATTCTTTCGATACCCCGAGATcatcaacaaatatatcttgtctggaccattaacagccttctAGTTTTTGGCCTAtcgatatctggcacgtaatcttattgtaatggtgatcatagtcacTCGCGACTCAACATCATCTACAATCTTCGCTtccgacttctgatttgactgggttggcacCATTCGATCATAAAAAGTGTTACTGGTCAATGTGTTGTCGAGCTCCGAAACATTGAGCTTTTGCCTGGAGTCCGTAATACGAAAGCCGTTCCGTAAACTTTGGGCATTCTATCTTTAATGCACCGCCATCAAAGTTATGAAGTGCTTTTTCATTTACCAACAACATCCGGAACCGTGTGTCTCTGGTTGTCATACAGTTAACTGTGATCCTGAAATAACTGCATGTCATGACTCATATGTCTTTTCAGTCAAAACCTTGGGTAAGCTCATCCCATCTATTGTCGAGTTGTATAAATCATCACAATGACTGATTCGCATCAATATAGTCTTTCTCGTGAAGAGCGAACGTCTGTCTCATCAAACTTCTTTTTCTGTGAGAAGATCAATGAAGTTTGGAAAGCCGTTGTCAGATATAGCTCGCAATGATTGTTCTCAGGATTTATAATCGAATGTTTATGGATATGTAACTGTTTAGATGTATCATCATTTTCAGATATCTTTCATAAAAGTATTGACGTCTGTGTAGCATAGTTTAATTTTGTCATGGAGAAAAACTGTGGACTTGATTATTGAAACGTTTAATGTTGAACTGTAAAACATATTTGAAGACATATTGAAGACACCCACTAGTATTGGAACTAGCAACTGAAGTTGGAACGAGCTCACTCAGGTTCTTAAAGCGTATTTGACTGATGTGACATGCATATATACGAACCACTGAATTCCTAGCACTCTTAAGCAGGTCATTAGTAAGCTGTCGGAGATCTATTCCTCAAGGTTTTGTAAAGTAAGGAGACTGCCAACACTCCATGTACGAACGACAATGTTTCTGTTTAAGctattttttcattttcatttttgtcaTGAAACGAACTATAAAATGGCTGTGACTGTTCCGGAATATGAAGTCAATCACTCAAAGCTAAGAATAATGATAGTATACAGTTAACAAAATTAATCATCTTGTTAAGATCCTCATAACTAGGTCTTTTATCACTAGAGGTGAAACGGACAGTAGTTCCAGTCGATGGTTTAGTGTGTCTGATCTCGGCACACTTTAAGCACGTAAAATGACGAAATACACGTGGATTCCGTAAATTAAATTTACCATAGGACAAATGTTTATCGAGTTTGTCCTCAGTTGTGTATACTTCGTTATGTCTTTATTGAGTTGTTGCATATGTTTTCACACGAGTGGGGATGATCATTAACTAAACGCTTATCTACACGACTATGAACACGGGTTAGTTTAGGACAACTAGGATCTCGTAATGAACATTTTAGCACCTGTATAAGCTTTTCTAAATTAAGCGGATCTGTTCCTTCAGTTGATTTATCATGAAACTGGACGTGAATTTGGTCACCGAATTTACACGTGGTGGCTTATTTTTGCGACTTCTTTCTAGTCACAAcctgtttgctggtttagtgaAACATTTTGTGGATCATTGCTCTTTCACGGCTTTCAAAGTTTGTGAACTTAATACGATTGATAGTAGTTCTTTGAGGGCTTCATATAGGGGCATAATCGACTAATCTGGGAGCGCCTAATTTTTCAGCAAGCTGTTTTgctcttttcaataaattcgaGGGAAGAAGTAGCTTTTTTTCCACCTTTAACATCAAATTTTACATTTCATGTTCATGTATAAACCAACTTTGAGGTTGAGAAATATGCTGAAATAGCTTTTTGATGCATTGCTTTTGGCGGATTACATAAAAAGTAATTAATTTTGAACTCAAACAACAAACCAATTTATCCTAAAAGTAAAGTAGAAAATTAGCATATAAAGGGACCAGCACCAATTTGTGAGTTGAGATTTGAAGTTAACTGGGTGAAGTTTGGAGCATAGATAAGATACGGTagaataaattttgtttattcttatAGGAATATAACGAAAAATTACACCATATCTGCCTGTGGTGGCATTGGGCTCTAACCACAtaatcctcaaagctgaacatcAGACAACTGGGAAAATAGATATTTGGAATTTAATGCTGAGAAAACCCCAACAATGGAGAAGGCGGGGAGGAGGAATTCAGTTGAATCCAATTGGGTGTCATGGCTCAGCCATGCAGGCGTGGTCGCTccaaatgacttatttttaatcatattaaatatatcgtTCTATCTTCAGCCTGGATGTGTTCTCCATCATTTATTGGCGATTGTtacgatacgatgagtcagtgtaggATGAAACTGAAGCCGATGTGACTTCCACAGATGATCTTACAAATTAGGCAGTCACATCGTGATAAATCTAAAATTTTAGGATTAggcttattaataataatatgttctGAAAGTAATAaatacagaattcacaccagtttacaggcacgATCAGcttgatataaatagcaacatttaatgtacaGAACAAACATgggatataagattgttttatgtttgctggtttagtaattgataagtagttaaTTTATGGCACGTagcacggcaagccaatgcaacaccagggaactttaaattttttcttaagcggatagcctgatgatttatgaaagtTTTTCTTTAAAGTTATTTCCAATGCCAgaacgagttattgataaatatctacaactagagaaagtatgATTAAAGCAGAGTGCGTGGAACAATAAAATTAACGATTGCCAAAATATGCCgatcaggtttaccactgttcatgctAGACATTATTCCAACACGTTAGAGTTGCtagtgacagtgttaatgtgaagtgacagcaagtaagtggttaaacatttaaagttcctataatctcacttggggagtaagatacacttacaggtgccagagcatttaatacattttcagaggagcagtatgcatcaatgcagcgaacaaataatgggagagattttatcgtacggatagtttgtggtagattattccagagtctagaaaatgtacaggtaaagtaattcatatagagagaagatctggaatatgtttgtttcgctaaagaaaAGGAGTTATGAATGTTGTAATGTGAAgcttcagcatattgaatcgcctagttggatgtgaaggatagtttgttaagtattttgaaaaagaagataagattTACTTTGAGTCTCcccttccataaagggtcaagcccgagtttattacacctagaattatatgtcaagacactatcagttccaagagtacgaagtgtaaatcgtctctgtactgattccagtatTAATTTATCCTTGATACGCGCTACTAAGAAaaaaacgcgcagtattcaagcagtggtcgaacacaaacctTTTACATTTAAAAACGTGATTCATTGTTATAAAggttcgagttatgtaacctataaggcgttgggacttggaagtttgtttcattatctgttcggcaaacgacaagtcgtaggagtacctaagtcctaggtctactactgtgtgtaacctagataacacttcattatttatggtaagatcgaggttgagtgatgtttCACCGAAGCATAGctatccacatttagctgtattaagctctagttgccatttcgagcaccactgtgctaccttgtcaagctccgtgctgatgcaattttgaatattggtcagctcatgtggagaaaatgaataaaccATTTTAAGATCATCTGCATACAAAAAGGACCTACCCACacaaaaacactcacaaatatcagagtggtactaataacgaagtagaccataattcaACATGCCTTTTCCTATGATTATTTCTCCGTTTTTCTAAGTGTTTCTCATCTCATCTACTCCtaataatattgaaatttgTTGTAACGACCAAAATACCAATATTTGGTTGGAACGTAGAGCAAACGAACCGAAGCGTATTTGATGAGACATTACTACGTTCTTCTGTATGGAGTACAAATCGTTTTTGGGTAACTCGTATCGAATTATATCAAACACAAACTCTGTGTTCAAATTTAAGCGGTTCTAACTTAAGAAAGAGAATAAATTATATCAAATGTTGAAAATACTTGAAAGAGTAGAGCCTATGCTATACATTCAGTGGTCTCTCTTACACAAACTAACGAgctgaataacaaaaagaatagttAATAAGCAAGAGATAGATACAGGTGAATCAAAAAATGATGTTCCGATCAAGACGGGATCAGATATTTTTCTGCAAAGATTCCGGCAACCTTTCCGCTTGGACAGTTGGTGGTAAGCAGTAATGGATTGAACCACCCTTTGGCCTTGAGTTCAGCAGCATGCAACAGTAAATTAAGTAATACAAGAAACACATTTAGCAAGGATTGAAAAACACAAGCCTCGACAAGAAAGGCTGAAGAACATAGGGTGTGGTTAACATGAGACCCGAATAAAGGTTATAATACAAGGAGAAGAAACTGATAAGCGAGAATACTGTCCAATGAAATGCTGTGGAAGGatttttaatgttttcttttcgTAACATTTGTTGTGTTCCCCGTTTGGCCAGTATGGCATCGCTGTAGCTCAAAATGAATCCCATAATCCCTTCTGTATCCTCCTTTGCCTAGCTTCATCTATCACTGGAGTGACCTTTTATTGAAAATGACCTAAATCTTGTGATTTTTTTTAGTGggttttcattgtttaaattagTTCAtattgtagatggcgtcgagtctaatttgactatgatcaccactacaataggattacgcgcccaaaaaagACTTGGTTCCCTCGATGACTTGCAAAACagaagactgtaactggtccagatagagtatatttattggcgatctcgtggtatcgaaagaataccgagacgtgccaacgagtacggGCAATTAGGGcggagcgtaagaaagttcaaaCGGACAAGGCGGGCgaccgaacgaaaagtgattttgatgaGGTTAAATAacaacaagtacagtaaaacaatctccggtacaattggttataataatgattgtttctattataccaatcgcgttcttgtcGAATAAAGCAGGTCACTATAGTATGATCAGTATTAAATTCCTCCTCTTTTTTCACCACGGAGGAATTTGTTGAGCTCAAAATgttttacattttcattttcttGACGCCGAAGAGTAAGTTAATCGTTTCGCAAGTTAGCTTTTCGTAATATCGTGCGGTGATTACGCTGTTATTATCGCCGGCCCTAGCACTCAGCTACTTTGCTATAGGTTGTAATGCCTTTCTGTTAGCTTAACACTCTTTCCACTTTTTGCGCCGATTCATTTCCTCAGATTTACCACCGTCATCAACAGACCTTTTAATAACTAGTTGGTGTGCTGGTATGTTGTAAACGCGACATAAATCATGAGAGATCGGGCTAGGGTCCATGTGAAATTGCGTAATAAGGGTGTTATGTAAACACTTAAAGAAACCCGAACCATCCTCAGAAATGTTTCCTACTCGGACGCATCAAGTTGCTCAAATAAGATTATCATGCAGTCCATATAGCGTTATGGTGGTCTCAGCCCAAGAAAATGACTGAATCATCTTAAAGATTTCGGTTAAGTAGGCTAAGCAACTGATACCATCCAAAAATAAGAAGCTGAATTGACATAAAGTCACTAAAAGTCATGGATATGGGCTGAGGTGGTTTAATTGTCTTCATTTTTCAGTTCTAAGCGAATTTCAGGTTTTCTGGTAGATTGGGGACTATCGAACAATGATCTTTTGTGAAGCGCTTACCTGTGCTCTGGTTCAGACTGCAGTGTACATACAGCGGCTTTAACGGTGATGGATTTGTTGATTCATGGTCTACTTCCTTATTGGTAACAATAGATCTAATCCTAAAACTGTAGATgtgtcatgatgtgactgcctaatttataacattttacgtggaagtcacatcattgtctacattgACTCATCGTGTCGTAACCACTAGCAGTATAATGTCTGGAGTTTTTAAAGAACACACTTAAGCTAAAGATAGAGTAATACATTTAATGCAAGCAATGACAAGTTATACAGAATGGTCACGTCTGCAAAACCGTGCCATGCTATCCCATTGATTTTGAGCGATTCTTCCCGTCTTCTCAAATGTTATTCTTCTCTTCGTGTCAATTGCTGAAAATGCCTTTTCCCACTTATCTCATTTTCAGCCTCGAGGATTGCGTGGTTATAGCCAATGCCACTACAGATATACCATGAATAAAAGTTTGTCACGTCGAACAGTCGTGAAGATTACCAGTTTACTTTCATCCTACCCATGTTTAGACCTG
Coding sequences within:
- a CDS encoding ER lumen protein retaining receptor, putative codes for the protein MNVFRLLGDLSHLAALIILLLKIRSSRSCKGLSGKTQIMFALVFTTRYVDLFIYYISAYNTIMKITFIALSYLTVYFIYVKFKATLDTNDHLFRLPYFVIPIGGLACLVNHKFEILEVLWTFSIYLESVAILPQLFMISSTGEAETITAHYLFALGSYRALYLVNWIYRYYVEDVYDLVAIVAGCVQTLLYIDFFYLYVTRGKKSGLYFCS